CAGTATTGTAGGCCAACATGGCCCATTCCATGCCGTTCCCAAGTGGTTAGAAGCTGTAAAGCGGCTTGGGAGACATTGAAATGACAACAACTAACCTGCTCTGTATACCCTACTAATAAGTGGGATATTCCCTAGTCATAGTAGTATATGGCATCTTTGGCCCTGCTCAAATAATAACAGTCGATAATTCCAGGAAGTTTGTTTGCAAGGTGCCTCGCCCCTACACAAGAGGACTTTGACTCTGGAACGTTATCCAGAAGAGATAAAGAAAAGTGAATGCAAACACACTGATTTTATCCTGACTGTGAGAAGTCCAATAAGTGGCGGCTTATAATGAGGTAAGAGCAGGACATTGACTTGCTTATtacttaaatatactgtatatatatatatatatatatattattctaacTGGATGCCAGAAATCTACAGTGGGGGCCAAAGGAATGTGAGACTCCATATTTGTTAATGGATCAAAGTTGCTTATCCTCCTATAAGCCAGTGGTGAGTAAGGATATCTGGAACTACTGCCCAATCAGAGTCATGGATCACAGGGTGAGATGTAACCAATGGGCTGTAACTGAACTGAACCCAACAGAACCCAGTGTGCATCAACGGATATCAATGGCTTTGTACTGTGTATGAGCACCTATAGTATAGTCTCATATGATTCATATCTAGCCATTATTGTCAATAGAGTACACTGAATAAGAGACAGAAGGACTAAGGCATAGAGGAAGtggttatatatacaggtatgcgacctgttatccagaatgctcgggacccagggctttccggataaggggtctttccgtaatttggatctccataccttaagtctactaaatattgcacaataaggggtaattatatcttagttgggatcaagtacaggtactgttttattattacagagaaaagggaatcatttaaccattaaataaacccaatagggctgttctgcccccaataaggggtaattatatcttagttgggatcaagtacaggtactgttttattattacagagaaaagggaataatttaaccatgaaataaacccaataggactgttctgccccaataaggggtaattatatcttagttgggatcaagtacaggtactgttttattattacagagaaaagggaatcatttaaccattaaataaacccaatagggctgttctgccccaataaggggtaattatatcttagttgggatcaagtacaggtactgttttattattacagagaaaagggaatcatttaaccattaaataaacccaataggtctgttctgccccaataaggggtaattatatcttagttgggatcaagtacaggtactgttttattattacagagaaaaggggatcatttaaccattaaataaacccaataggactgttctgccccaataaggggtaattatatcttagttgggatcgagtacaggtactgttttattattacagagaaaaaggttataatttttaaaaattggaattattttcttataatggagtctatgggagatggcctttccgtaattcagaactttttggataatggatttctggataacggatcccattcctgtatatcaACTGATATAAAAGGAGAACCATAATAACCCTATAGAGAAGACTGACCCAGAACTTAGAAAGATTAAATCTTAGGGATGGAACAAATTCAGTATTTTAGGATTCGGTAGAAACTCTTGAGAAAGATTTGGTCAAATACAAAACCAAACCCAAACCAACATCGGTGTTTATGTGGGAAATTGTCACTTGATTTTAAGGtttcggttcggccagaggcatagATTCTGCTGAATCGGAATCCTGCTGACAAAACCAGAATTTTGGCCGAATTtcgaaccgaatccaggatccgaatccaggatttgcaTCCCTATTATATTTGTTTATTCCATCCTTCTCTATCTCATATATAAACTGCTTTTTTCTAGATGATGAGATGAGTATAAGAACCACAAGAAGCTGAGCAACATGGAACCTTCACATTTCACCTCCTGAATAAGAACTGCGGCCTTTGGTCAAGATCACTCCAGAATAATGTCAGGGGCTGGGCCAAGTACCAGGGTGGTGGGGATCTTCTCTAGAGAAGACCAAAGCCTGTATGAGTGGCTAATGAGAGTCCTTCTGTCTTTCGCTTTGGTGAGGGATGTGAAACCAGTTTTCATCTCCAATAACAATTTTGTGACCTTCTTAGAAGAGGTTTCCCAATGTGACTTTGCCATTCTGTACCACTCAATGAGAAGAGGAAGGATCAATGTGACTGATGTTCTAGATTCTCTGTATGATGGAGAGCTGGAGGTTCTATATAGAGTTCAAGGTAGGAGAACCCAACCCCCCCTCCGCGGGTGATATGGATAAAACCAACCCAACATATTAAGGAAGGTCTATAATTCATGTTTGCATGCCCAAAGGCTCTGCGTACATTTAATGACTGGGCGCTCTGCATCTTTgtgtacctttacttctcctttaagttcttaCAGAGCTCAAAATGATGATGTAATTAACAGTGAACCAGATACATAAAGTCTAGGGGTTCATTGGGAGCATGGAAGCTGCCCAAGGTCCTTAGTATGAGAGAGTGTCTCTCATACTAAGGAGGGTATATGCAACAGTATGAGAGCACTTATAGAGACTTAGTGGCTCTGTAACTACTTTCCATGGCATGGAATGGAGGGATGTGAGTTGCAGTTGAGCCCGACTTTCACTATAGCTATTGGTTCATTAATAATAGAGTGCAATAAGGTCTTTCTACCTTATGTCTTTACCTTCTTTGTTTGTAGGAAAAAAGAAGATTCTGGTGGTCATCGACGATCTAGATGACAGCAGCGCCAATGCCAAGAATGAGATTCTACAGAGCCAGCCAAGCATTGGAAGGTGGGCCGAGGAACTGTTCCTCTTTAGCACCCAAGAGAAAGATTGTTTGGGCCCCGGTCCTGATCTGCTGATACAGGCCGACGATCACCATAGTATTAACTCAGCGACTCAAATGAAGGAGAAGTTGGGCCGTATGAAACAGGTGATTGAAGGTAAACCAGGAGGTTCTTGTGTCCACTACTCATTAGTTACAGCAAGTGGGGCTTAGATATGGACTCATTATAATCACAttcttttcctgctgaattgtgcttagtacaggggaatccctatgctgccatagttttatggtatctctctgtacaggctatgagcaaacttagggggctgttcctgctgaattgtgcttagtacaggggaatccctatgctgccatagttttatggtatctctctgtacaggctatgagcaaacttaggaggctgttcctgctgaattgtgcttagtacaggggaatccctatgtgccatagttttatggtatctctctgtacaggctatgagcaaacttagggggctgttcctgctgaattgtgcttagtacaggggaatccctatgctgccatagttttatggtatctctctgtacaggctatgagcaaacttagggggctgttcctgctgaattgtgcttagtacaggggaatccctatgctgccatagttttatggtatctctctgtacaggctatgagcaaacttaggaggctgttcctgctgaattgtgcttagtacaggggaatccctatgtgccatagtttttatggtatctctctgtacaggctatgagcaaacttagggggctgttcctgctgaattgtgcttagtacaggggaatccctatgctgccatagttttatggtatctctctgtacaggctatgagcaaacttagggggctgttcctgctgaattgtgcttagtacaggggaatccctatgctgccatagttttatggtatctctctgtacaggctatgagcaaacttagggggctgttcctgctgaattgtgcttagtacaggggaatccctatgtgccatagttttatggtatctctctgtacaggctatgagcaaacttagggggctgttcctgctgaattgtgcttagtacaggggaatccctatgtgccatagttttatggtatctctttgtacaggctatgagcaaacttaggaggctgttcctgctgaattgtgcttattacaggggaatccctatgctgccatcgttttatggtatctctctgtacaggctatgagcaaacttaggaggctgttcctgctgaattgtgcttattacaggggaatccctatgctgccatagttttatggtatctctctgtacaggctatgagcaaacttagggggctgttcctgatgaattgtgcttagtacaggggaatccctatgctgccatcgttttatggtatctctttgtacaggctatgagcaaacttaggaggctgttcctgctgaattgtgcttattacaggggaatccctatgctgccatcgttttatggtatctctctgtacaggctatgagcaaacttagggggctgttcctgctgaattgtgcttagtacaggggaattcctatgtgccatagttttataatatctctctgtacaggctatgagcaaacttagggggctgttcctgctgaattgtgcttagtacaggggaatccctatgtgccatagttttatagtatctctctgtacaggctatgagcaaacttagggggctgttcctgctgaattgtgcttagtacatgggaatccctatgctgccataggtttatggtatctctctctgtacaggctatgagcaaacttagggggccgttcctgctgaattgtgcttagtacaggggaatccctatgtgccatagttttatggtatctctctgtacaggctatgagcaaacttagggggctgttcctgctgaattgtgcttagtacaaggtaatccctatgctgccatagttttatggtatctctctgtacaggctatgagcaaacttagggggctgttcctgctgaattgtgcttagtacaggggaatccctatgctgccatagttttatggtatctctctgtacaggctatgggcaaacttagggggctgttcctgctgaattgtgcttagtacaggggaatccctatgctgccatagttttatggtatctctctgtacaggctacgaacaaattagggggctgttcctgctgaattgtgcttagtacaggggaatccctatgtgccatagttttatggtatctctctgtacaggctacgaacaaattagggggctgttcctgctgaattgtgcttagtacaggggaatccctatgtgccatagttttatagtatctctatgtagagatttcactgggttttgtccgaaaatcactaattttttaaaatcatcaagtcgagttttttgtttttaaccctttagtacatatttccttgtcctttaaataaaccacAGAACAACCCCTGGTGTCTTgattataaatgtttttaatcCATTCATGAtacttcattttattttgtatttatgtgcAGGGAAAAAGGAGGAAACATCCCTCCCCATCCAACACGATTACAGCAATGCACCAATGCAGGACAGCTTTGATGAGGTAATAAAGGGGAAGTGTTAGGGGTGTGGCTTGGGTGTGGCTTGGGCGTGGCTTGGGCTTAGCAGGAAGGGTGGGATTTTTGAtggggaaaaagttgcaaactctgaaaaaattacagaaaaaaagttgtgactttttcgagatttatacGTTTTTTTCCAATGACAATTCTGAAAATGCTCCACCTTAAACCAGttgaagtcaatggtagatgtcccttaCCTTCTCTGGAGAATTTTTTGAGtatttcagattttaaaaagttgttcttttcgcgacttttctacaatttttttccgcatgtgctttttcagttcaggtttattgataaatgtctgacatgcGTCGAAAGAGTTTATtcctggatttaaaaaaaaaaaaacaaaacgagATAAATTAGAGTTTTAGTCAATCTGCCCCTTACTATTTGCATACATTGCCCACGCCCATGGCCAAATCAGGcacagatctgctcatttagcaaGTATGCTGAGctttagggctgttctgcccccaataaggggtaattatatcttagttgggatcaagtacaggtactgttttattattacagagaaaagggaatcatttaaccattaaataaacccaatagggctgttctgccccaataaggggtaattatatcttagttgggatcaagtacaggtactgttttattattacagagaaaagggaatcatttaaccattaaataaacccaatagggctgttctgcccccaataaggggtaattatatcttagttgggatcaagtacaggtactgttttattattacagagaaaagggaatcatttaaccattaaataaacccaatagggctgttctgccccaataaggggtaattatatcttagttgggatcaagtacaggtactgttttattattacagagaaaagggaatcatttaaccattaaataaacccaatagggctgttctgccccaataaggggtaattatatcttagttgggatcaagtacaggtactgttttattattacagagaaaagggaatcatttaaccattaaataaacccaatagggctgttctgccccaataaggggtgattatatcttagttgggatcaagtacaggtactgttttattattacagagaaaaggggatcatttttaaaaaatgtgaattatttgatcagtGACACAATCTGCCGCCAATACATTTCTTTCCTTCACTTGCAGAGAATGCTGGTGGTATTCTGTTTTGGGATTGTCATCTTATTTACTATATTATTTCCAGCGCTCCTTTACTCGCTGTCCTAAGTACAAATATAAGCACTACATGAAAAGGAATGGTTACATTGAAGAtggaaacaataataaaataaatggaatagcGTCCTGAGCATTGGGAAAGTTCTCAACCCTAGGAGTCATTTAATTCTGATGCCAAGCTGCAAGACTGGATAATAAGACAAGCTGAAGGATTAATTACATAAATAATGTGTGTATAACTGATTGTAACTACTGGAATAAACCACCAAACTTTAAAGGGGGGTTCAAAATGGACCAAACCATGATGGACATTCATTGCTGGAGATGGAACCTTGGCTGAAAGTATATGCTCCGGCTGTTCCTGCTGATATATCCGCAATAAATCGGAATGCTGGGTACATTTCTTTGGGCACAATAAGCTGGGATACATTGTCATGAAAAGGCACATCAAATAAATATTGTCTGTTGTTGATTCTGACTCAGTACTATTTTCTTACCCTGGAGACAGAGCCGCGTGCCCACTCCCAAAGATACATACATTGGCACAACTAAATATACATGATCAGAGGTGGGCCCAGGCCCTAATGTGCCCCAGCCTAGGGTACTTCCATCAGCCCCTCCTTATTGCCCCCATAGGCCTAGATGTAACACCTATAACATTTAGTCACATCTACATCTGTTTGCTGTGAGAGTGGGCCCTAGATTTAAGGGCCCTACATAGGGTTACCCCCTCTGCCGGCTTCTTTCTCCAGGCAGAGGGcggacagtgatgtcacagggggcagggaggggtggtcagtgacatcatggggggagggaaagggcAGGTTTGTGACATCacggggcggggctatgacatggcgatTGGCCAtgcaaggagtgtgtttggatgAAGTAACTAGGGTTGCAGGGTCTGGGCAGGGATGTGACATCACTGGGTTGAaatgtgatgtcatggggtggacTCGTGACATCACGGGGTTGGGCTATGACATTGCCTAGTCAATTTAGAAGAGTCCTGCTTAGTTTCCAAATTGGGAAACCTGGGCAgacagttttgacctggacagcccggtcAAGTGGCAACCTAGCTCTAGAAGGCCCAGTACAACATTTGATGATTCCACCTCTTGGCAAACAGAGTAAGAGAAACaggaggggtcatttatgaccacaagtgtaGTGCAATATCAGGTGCAAAATTGACATTTtactacccataatgcagcattttcccataaTCCCAGCGCCACACACATATGTGTTTGAAGGCATCAAAACAGACTCAATTGCATGTGCTatgggaaccctgaaattaccaCTATTCTCAGGGTGTCAATAGGCACACAGGTTCATGATTCAGCAGAATCCGACTGGACACTATGGTGCTTGGCACAACTATACGGCAGTGCCAGGAGCATGTTTAGATGAAGTAACTAGAGTTGCCACTTTTGGAGCATGTAACTCTGGGGGAAGGGAGAGGGGACATGACATCACTGGGTGGAAATGTGATGTCACGGGGTGGactggtgacatcacagggtcAGGCTATGACATTGCCTAGTCAGTTTCGGAGAGTCCTGCCTAGTTTCCAAATTGGGAacctgggcaggcagttttgacctggacagtcctTCCGTAAACCAGCCCGTCTGGGTCAAACCCGGACCAATGGCAACCCTACATGAATGATCTCAATAAGCGTAACATTTATGGTCATTTTAGCGCAGCCGCACTTTCTTTTACACCCTTGCCACAGCAAAATGCGTTCACCCCAAATATAACTGTAGGTTTTTCTGCAGTTTTAGGAAAACCCTTTTATTGTACATTTCCAATGGTTGTAAAGTTACATGTTAATGTTATTGAAAGCAGTGGGGGTGGTGGTTAGGGGGTCCCAGAATTTTACTCCTTGGTTTATAAAGTCAAAGGCGACAGGTGGGGGGCAAGAAAAGTTTTGTAAATGCCCAGTTACATCTTTACCACCCCTCATGCCTTCAGTATTTGGGTGCATTCAAGAAATAGGGTGGGAATCATAATCCTAACAGACACAGATAAGAATATTTTTTTCCTCACAGAAATTGTATTCATTTGATACATATACCCAATTATATATCAAATGAATACAATTTCTGTGAGGAAAAAAATATTCTCATCTGTGTCTGTTAGGATTATGATTCCCCCCTATTTCTAACATTGCCAACACAGTAGGCCCAAccctaaaaaatctaaaaaatattttttttccttcagaaatgtctatttttgtttctattccattaaatacacacatatacatgatCTTACAGCAGCTACATGAGGAAGCCATAGTGATAAAAGTCACAAATCTTTCCCCCCCTCTCTTCCTATTGGCTAGATTTCTTTATCCCCCGCCTCCATGAAggactttttatttttctgcagagCATGTAATAATATTGGgtagatacatatatataggtACCGAGAGCTCCCCCACGGGTTACAAATGGCCACAGAACAGTAGTAAATTGAACAGCCTTCTGAATTCCTAGAATCTGCCAGTATCAAATATGGCTGCCGCTGATGTTATAGCCCAGACTGAGCATGCGCTCGGCACTGTAAGGAAGAAGGCATAAATGCGGAAGTG
The genomic region above belongs to Xenopus tropicalis strain Nigerian chromosome 9, UCB_Xtro_10.0, whole genome shotgun sequence and contains:
- the LOC101732364 gene encoding uncharacterized protein LOC101732364 isoform X1, with product MSGAGPSTRVVGIFSREDQSLYEWLMRVLLSFALVRDVKPVFISNNNFVTFLEEVSQCDFAILYHSMRRGRINVTDVLDSLYDGELEVLYRVQGKKKILVVIDDLDDSSANAKNEILQSQPSIGRWAEELFLFSTQEKDCLGPGPDLLIQADDHHSINSATQMKEKLGRMKQGKRRKHPSPSNTITAMHQCRTALMRECWWYSVLGLSSYLLYYFQRSFTRCPKYKYKHYMKRNGYIEDGNNNKINGIAS
- the LOC101732364 gene encoding uncharacterized protein LOC101732364 isoform X2, which gives rise to MSGAGPSTRVVGIFSREDQSLYEWLMRVLLSFALVRDVKPVFISNNNFVTFLEEVSQCDFAILYHSMRRGRINVTDVLDSLYDGELEVLYRVQGKKKILVVIDDLDDSSANAKNEILQSQPSIGRWAEELFLFSTQEKDCLGPGPDLLIQADDHHSINSATQMKEKLGRMKQVIEGKKEETSLPIQHDYSNAPMQDSFDERMLVVFCFGIVILFTILFPALLYSLS